The stretch of DNA GGTGCCGTCCATCGGCGACGAGCCGCTGTTCCTCGACCGCACGGGCTCCCGGGCGAAGCTGGACCGGAAGTCGATCTCCTTCCTGTGCGTCCCGGTGAAGGTCGGCGGCGAAACGGTCGGCGTCCTTTCCGCCGACCGGCTGTTCGAGGACCGCATCCCGTTCGACCGCGACGTCCAGTTCCTCTCCATCGTGGCGGGAAGCATCGCGCAGGCGGTCCGGATCGGGGAGATGGTCCGCGACGAGAAGCAGCGGCTGCTCGACGAGAACCTCACCCTGAAGTCGGAGCTGAAAGGGCGCTACCGGTTCGACAACATCATCGGCGTCAGCGACCGGATGCAGGCGGTGTTCGGCCAGGTGGACCGGGTGAGCCGGAGCAGCGCCACCGTCATCCTGCGGGGGGAGAGCGGCACGGGAAAGGAGATGATCGCCGGGCTCATCCACTTCAACAGCCCGCGCGCGAACGGCCCCTTCGTGAAGCTCAACTGCGCCGCGCTCCCCGAGACGCTGCTCGAGACGGAGTTGTTCGGCCACGCCCGCGGCGCCTTCACCGGCGCGGTCGGCGAGAAGCGGGGGCGGTTCGAGCTGGCCAACGGCGGTACGCTGTTCCTCGACGAGGTGGGCGACCTGCCGCTTTCCTTCCAGGTCAAGCTGCTGCGCGTCCTGCAGGAGCGGCAGTTCGAGCGGGTCGGCGGCACCGGGACGATCTCGGTGGACGTGCGGCTCGTCACCGCGACGAACCGCGCGCTGGAGGACGCCGTGCGCTCGGGCGCCTTCCGGGAGGACCTCTATTACCGGCTCAACGTCATCCCGATCTTCCTTCCGCCGCTCCGGGAGCGCCCCGAGGACATCCCGCCGCTGATCGAGCACTTCCTTTCCCGCTTCAACCGGGAGAACGGAAAATCGGTCCGCCTGTCGCGGTCGGTTTACGAGCGGCTGCTGCGCTACCCCTGGCCCGGAAACATCCGGGAGCTGCAGCACGCGATCGAGCACCTGGTCGTCATGGCGGAAGGGACCGAGGCGAGGGAAGCGGAGCTGCCGCTCTCCATCCTCAACGGCCCCGGTCTGGCCGTTTCTCCGGGCGCTCCCCTCCCCGCGCCCGCGTCCGGGCTCGCCTCATCGCCACCGCAGGAGGCAGGTCTTTCCGCCGGGCAAACGCCCGCGCTGTCCGCCATCGAGCAGGCCGAAAAGGCGATGATCGAGGAGGCGCTAGCCAAGGCGGAGGGGAACCGGTCGAAGGCGGCGCGCGTTCTCGGGATCACCCCGCGGCAGATCGGGTACAAGGCGAGGAAGTACGGGATCGGACGGAACCTCCTCATGGCGTTGCTCTGCCTCGCGGTCCTCCTGCTTCCGGCGGTCCCCGCGTGGGCCGGCGAGGTCAGTCTCTCCGCAGCCGCCAGCCTGAAGGATGCCCTGGACGAGATCGCGGACGCCTACGCGCGAAACAACCCGGGCACGAGGTTCCTGAAAAACTACGGGAGCTCCGGCGCCCTCGCGAAGCAGATCGAAAACGGCGCCCCCGCCGACATCTTCCTTTCCGCCAACATCGAGTGGATGGAATACTTGAAGGAGAGGCGCATTGTGGCTGCGGAAAGCGTCGGGACGTTCGCCTTCAACACGCTGGTCTTCGTCGGTGCGGGGGACAAGGGAGTGTCGTCGATCCGGGACCTCCCACGGCTGGAGCGGATCGCCGTCGGCAGCCCGGCGAGCGTCCCCGCCGGGAAATACGCTGCGGAGGCGCTGGCGCGCGCGGGGATCGGCCGGCAGCTCGAAAAGAAGCTGGTCATGGCACGGGACGTGCGCGAATGCCTCTTGTACGCGGAGCGGGAAGAAGCGGACGGGGCGTTCGTCTACCGGACCGACGCCCTGCTGGCCAAACGCGCGAGGATCCTTTTCGAGGTCCCCCAGGAGCTGTACCCGCGGGTGACCTACCCCTTCGCCTTGACCGCCGCCGGCGCGAATAACGGGGATGCGGTGCGATTCTACGGGTATCTCGGAAGCGAAGCGGCCAGGGCCGCGCTTGTCCGGCACGGCTTTTCGCTGAAATAAAGAGACAGGTGATGCCCGCCTTGACCCCCGCCGACTACGACGCGATCCTGCTATCCGTCAAGGTCGCCCTGACGGCCGTGGCCGTGTCGCTTCCATTCGGCGTCGCCCTCGCCTACCTGTTCGCCTTCCGCGACTTCCGGGGCAAGGTGCTGCTGGACGTCTTCGTGAACCTCCCGCTGGCGCTGCCGCCCGTAGTGATCGGCTACCTGCTGCTGCTCCTGCTCGGCCGGCACGGCTGGATCGGGCGGATGCTGGATGCCGCCGGCG from Thermodesulfobacteriota bacterium encodes:
- the nifA gene encoding nif-specific transcriptional activator NifA, translated to MSTKPAAEARRRSDVEQRLLELTTLHEISKVLTESLDLRVTCGKVLKLLSQMLGMARGTFMMREPGSPNLSIVAACGMTEEEVRRGRYKVGEGIVGRVVATGSPIVVPSIGDEPLFLDRTGSRAKLDRKSISFLCVPVKVGGETVGVLSADRLFEDRIPFDRDVQFLSIVAGSIAQAVRIGEMVRDEKQRLLDENLTLKSELKGRYRFDNIIGVSDRMQAVFGQVDRVSRSSATVILRGESGTGKEMIAGLIHFNSPRANGPFVKLNCAALPETLLETELFGHARGAFTGAVGEKRGRFELANGGTLFLDEVGDLPLSFQVKLLRVLQERQFERVGGTGTISVDVRLVTATNRALEDAVRSGAFREDLYYRLNVIPIFLPPLRERPEDIPPLIEHFLSRFNRENGKSVRLSRSVYERLLRYPWPGNIRELQHAIEHLVVMAEGTEAREAELPLSILNGPGLAVSPGAPLPAPASGLASSPPQEAGLSAGQTPALSAIEQAEKAMIEEALAKAEGNRSKAARVLGITPRQIGYKARKYGIGRNLLMALLCLAVLLLPAVPAWAGEVSLSAAASLKDALDEIADAYARNNPGTRFLKNYGSSGALAKQIENGAPADIFLSANIEWMEYLKERRIVAAESVGTFAFNTLVFVGAGDKGVSSIRDLPRLERIAVGSPASVPAGKYAAEALARAGIGRQLEKKLVMARDVRECLLYAEREEADGAFVYRTDALLAKRARILFEVPQELYPRVTYPFALTAAGANNGDAVRFYGYLGSEAARAALVRHGFSLK